A window of Streptomyces sp. NBC_01241 genomic DNA:
TGCCGTGGTCGACGTCGAGCAGCGTGCCCTGACCGCCCTCGAAGAGGACGACCTTGCCCGCATCGATGGCGTTGTTCAGGACCAGCGTCGTGTCGGCGACGTACGGCTTGATCTGCTCCGCGTACTGGAGCATCTCCTCGACGATCTTGCCGGGCTCGATCGCGCGCCGGTTGAAGACCTTGGCGAGGAGCTGGTTCTTCTGCTCCAGGGCCGCCTCGACCTTCTGCTCCAGGATCGACTCGTCGTAGAGGTCCTGGACGCGGATGCCCACGCGGTTGATCTTGTCGGCGTACGTCGGACCGATGCCACGGCCCGTCGTACCGATCTTGCGCTTCCCGAGGAACCGTTCCGTCACCTTGTCGACCGTGACGTTGTACGGGGTGATCAAATGGGCATTGCCGCTGATCAGCAGCTTGGACGTGTCCACGCCGCGGTCGTTCAGCCCACTCAGCTCGGAGAGCAGGACGGCCGGGTCGACGACGACACCGTTTCCGATGACCGGGGTACACCCCGGCGAAAGGATTCCGGAGGGGAGGAGATGAAGTGCGTACTTCTGGTCACCTACGACCACCGTGTGGCCGGCATTGTTGCCGCCTTGGTAACGCACCACATAGTCCACGGATCCACCGAGGAGGTCGGTGGCCTTTCCCTTGCCCTCGTCACCCCACTGAGCACCGAGCAGCACAAGTGCGGGCACAGGCGTACACCCCTTCCGGGCGGGGCATGTCCAAGGTCAGGGGGCGTACGTAAACGTCGTACATGCCGTACGAGATGTACGACAAGGCCTGAACCGTCGAACCGGGTGCCCCGGAATAGACGAAGCCCCTGGCGCAATAGCGCAAGGGGCTCTTGCACCAAGATGCTACCCGAGGAAGGACCGAGGTGTCGGCTGCCCAGCCCCCCGGCGACGGTGCGCACCAGCTGCTGGTGCTCATCGACCCGGTAGCCCGCCGGACCGACGGCGAGTCCGTCCGTATCGCGAAGGACGTGCTCAGTGCCGGTTCGCACGCCAAAATCTGCCTGCCCGACGGACCCGAGGAGTTCGCGCGGGCCTTGTCCCGCCGGGGAAGTCGGCGGCCGGTGGTGGTCGGCGACGACCGGGCGCTGCGGCGGGCGGTGGCCCTGCTGCACCGGGAGCGGGAGCCTGCCGGGACTGCACTCGCGCTGATCCCGGTCGGCGCGACGGCCGCGCTGGAACTCGCCCATTCGCTCGGCGTGCCCCGGGGCGCGGTGGCGGCGGCGCGTACCGCGCTGGACGGTGCCGTCCGCAAGCTCGACCTGCTGGTCGACGACAGCGACGGCGTCGTCCTGGGCGCGGTGCGCATCCCGGCCTTGAGCGCGCTGCCCGGCGAGGTGGCCGACCGTACGGGGGTCACGGCGGTCTGGGACACCTGCCGCTCCCTGGTCCGCACCCTGGTGCGCCCCACCCCGCCCCCGTTCCCCGCACCACCACGCACGCACCGGCTGCGGGTCGAGGCGGACGGTGTCCTGCTGAACGATCTGGACCGCCCGGTCGAGTCGGTGACGGTCACTCCGCAGGGCGGTGACGGCGGCCTCGCGGAGGTGGTGATCCGCCCTCCGTCGGCCGACCCGGTCACGGCGGAGGCGAAGGCCGTCACGGTCTCGGGCGCGGACTTCCGCTACCGCGCGGACATACAGGTCGGCGGCCCTGTACGGACGCGGACGTGGACGGTGCGGGCGGGCGCCTGGGGGCTGATGCTGCCGGTGGTCGAGGGGTAGCCTCCGGCGCGGGGCACGTCGGACGGGCCAGGCGGGCCGGCGAGGCCGGGCAGAAGGGCGGGCTGGGGATGTCGGACGGTTCGGGCGAGGCGGACGGACCGGGGACGGGCGCGGGGGCGGTGCGGTCGCGCCCGGTCGCGCTGGACCTGCCGGGGACGGCGGACGCGCTGGAGCGGTACCGGACCTCGGCCTGGCGCTGGTTCGGCGGCGGCGCGGTGGGGGTGTGGTCGGTGGTGTACATCGGGGTGTGTCTGGACGGATGGCCCGGGTCTCCGACGCTCGGCGGTTTCAGCGGGGCGTTGCTGGCGGGCGGGGCCCTGGTGCGGCACCGGGCCCGGCAGATGCGGCGGGTGCTCGGCGCCGGGCCGTGGGTGGCCCACTCCTCGGTCGCCCTGCAGCGCGGCAGCAGCGGGGCTGCGGTGGTGCTGAGCGGGCCCGGAACGGATGAGCTGCTTCCGCTGGCCCCGTCGACGCCGCAGTGGCGCTTCCCGCTGCTGAACGACCCCGGCGGGATGCTGTGGTGGTGCGGCGATCCCCGCAAGGGGGGTGTGCTGGCGCCGCCCGGCGGTACGGAACTGATCTGGGCGAAGCCGGTGCGAGGCCGCCGGGCCCGTTCGATCGCGGCCCGCCCGCAGGTCAGCGACCTCCGCACGCGCCCGGCCCCACCCCAGCCGCAGATCGCTACGGGCGCTATGAGTCATGCGGGCGGTACGGATGGTACGGGCGATGCATACGTTACGGGCGCTATGAGTCATGCGGGCGGTACGGGCGATGCATACGTTACGGGCGATGTGGGTGATGCGGGCGTGGTCGGGGCGGCGGAGGCTGTCACGGCCGCGGAGGCGGAGGCGGCGGCAACGGTTCCGGCGCCGGTGGCCCAGGCGCGGAGGCGGCGGCCCTGGTGGCGGGGCGTCTTCCGCTGGGTGTTCGTCCTCGGCTGCCTCCTCATGGCGCTCGCCACCTGGTGGTCGGCGGCGTCCGACGACGACCCGTACGTCGACCTGACG
This region includes:
- a CDS encoding diacylglycerol kinase family protein; amino-acid sequence: MSAAQPPGDGAHQLLVLIDPVARRTDGESVRIAKDVLSAGSHAKICLPDGPEEFARALSRRGSRRPVVVGDDRALRRAVALLHREREPAGTALALIPVGATAALELAHSLGVPRGAVAAARTALDGAVRKLDLLVDDSDGVVLGAVRIPALSALPGEVADRTGVTAVWDTCRSLVRTLVRPTPPPFPAPPRTHRLRVEADGVLLNDLDRPVESVTVTPQGGDGGLAEVVIRPPSADPVTAEAKAVTVSGADFRYRADIQVGGPVRTRTWTVRAGAWGLMLPVVEG
- a CDS encoding adenylosuccinate synthase, which translates into the protein MPALVLLGAQWGDEGKGKATDLLGGSVDYVVRYQGGNNAGHTVVVGDQKYALHLLPSGILSPGCTPVIGNGVVVDPAVLLSELSGLNDRGVDTSKLLISGNAHLITPYNVTVDKVTERFLGKRKIGTTGRGIGPTYADKINRVGIRVQDLYDESILEQKVEAALEQKNQLLAKVFNRRAIEPGKIVEEMLQYAEQIKPYVADTTLVLNNAIDAGKVVLFEGGQGTLLDVDHGTYPFVTSSNPTAGGACTGAGVGPTKISRVIGILKAYTTRVGAGPFPTELLDEDGEALRRIGGERGVTTGRDRRCGWFDAVIARYATRVNGLTDFFLTKLDVLTGWEQIPVCVAYEIDGKRVEELPYSQTDFHHAKPVYEMLPGWSEDITKAKTFDDLPKNAQAYVKALEEMSGAPISAIGVGPGRTETIEIKSFL